A genomic segment from Juglans regia cultivar Chandler chromosome 14, Walnut 2.0, whole genome shotgun sequence encodes:
- the LOC109008754 gene encoding 1-deoxyxylulose-5-phosphate synthase YajO: MAMAVTLRPTIFTNITHLKSTTTRAKTATYRNSQANSVRCFEGTVEAQRVTVQNGNDSLDICRVLNGMWQTSGGWGRIDRDDAVEAMLRYADAGLSTFDMADHYGPAEDLYGIFINRVRRERPPEFVDKVRGLTKWVPPPVKMTSSYVRENINVSRKRMDVASLDMLQFHWWDYSNPGYLDALKHLADLKAEGKIKTVALTNFDTERLQIILENEIPVVSNQVQHSIVDMRPQQKMAELCQLTGVKLITYGTVMGGLLSEKFLDTNLAIPFAGPPLNTPSLQKYKRMVDAWGGWSLFQVLLQTLKKVASKHKVSIPTVAVKYILDQPTVAGSMIGVRLGLSDHINDSNAIFSLDLDEDDINSIKEVTKKGKDLLRVIGDCGDEYRRI, from the exons ATGGCAATGGCAGTGACTCTACGCCCAACTATCTTCACTAATATCACCCATCTCAAATCCACCACTACCAGGGCGAAGACCGCAACTTATCGTAACTCACAAGCAAACTCGGTGAGGTGCTTCGAGGGAACCGTGGAGGCCCAGCGAGTCACTGTCCAGAACGGGAATGATTCGCTGGATATATGCCGAGTCCTGAACGGGATGTGGCAGACTAGTGGTGGTTGGGGCCGAATTGATCGAGATGACGCTGTCGAAGCCATGCTCCGATACGCTGATGCAGGCCTCTCTACCTTCGACATGGCTGATCACT ATGGGCCTGCTGAAGACCTATATGGCATCTTTATCAATCGAGTTCGTCGAGAGCGACCGCCAGAGTTTGTGGATAAGGTCAGAGG TCTTACAAAATGGGTGCCACCACCAGTTAAGATGACAAGTAGCTATGTGAGGGAGAACATTAATGTTTCGCGGAAGAGAATGGACGTGGCTTCCTTGGATATGCTTCAGTTTCATTG GTGGGACTATTCAAATCCTGGTTACCTCGATGCACTAAAACACCTTGCTGATCTGAAAGCAGAAG GTAAAATCAAGACAGTTGCTTTAACAAATTTTGATACAGAAAGATTGCAAATAATCCTTGAAAATGAAATTCCTGTTGTAAGCAATCAg GTGCAACATTCAATTGTTGACATGCGTCCTCAGCAGAAAATGGCAGAGCTTTGTCAGCTTACAGGAGTCAAACTTAtaac GTATGGAACAGTAATGGGTGGTCTGTTATCTGAGAAGTTTCTCGACACCAACTTAGCAATCCCTTTTGCCGGCCCTCCATTAAACACACCCTCCCTCCAGAAGTACAAAAGG ATGGTTGATGCCTGGGGAGGATGGAGCCTGTTCCAAGTCCTGCTTCAAACGCTTAAAAAAGTAGCATCTAAACACAAGGTTTCGATCCCAACTGTTGCAGTGAAATATATTCTAGATCAG CCCACAGTGGCAGGATCAATGATTGGCGTTAGACTTGGGCTGTCAGATCACATCAACGACTCAAATGCTATCTTTTCTCTTGATCTTGACGAGGACGATATAAACAGCATAAAAGAAGTcacaaaaaaagggaaagatcTCCTTCGTGTAATTGGTGACTGTGGAGATGAATATAGGCGTATATGA
- the LOC109008752 gene encoding uncharacterized protein LOC109008752, which translates to MEFAMCSAMGMKYRSISPKNLTRHYGHKFSPTAPRNGMVVAASWPSSSSSSSSGLTTNGHVYEVSSGSSQITSNNGRFYRRQDSCLVSAPPRGTKPRAIIKFLGGAFIGAVPEVTYSYLIEQLAQEGFLIISVPYNVTFDHAQAAAQVYERFNACLDSVLTSGLPHVNLTPAQLAGLPLFSVGHSNGALLQVLVGSYFSEKVPKANVIISYNNKPATEAVPYFEQLGPLVRQIMPVVEASPVYAMTRSASEDAWKMLLDVAGAMIPDGDRESLVSLNKFVDQLPSVLNQVTQGISEFRPNPSENRDRCKSSYNVQHTLLVKFSSDTIDETDLLEEALKPRVEFMGGTLEKVQLSGNHITPCALEPKWQVGYVYTPADAIAQGLKTLSLNETRRLARTISNWLGHFED; encoded by the coding sequence ATGGAATTCGCTATGTGCTCTGCTATGGGTATGAAATACAGAAGCATCTCCCCAAAAAATCTCACCCGGCATTATGGACACAAATTCTCTCCTACTGCTCCCAGAAATGGAATGGTTGTAGCAGCAAGCtggccctcctcctcctcctcctcctcctccggtCTGACTACCAATGGGCATGTCTATGAGGTGAGCAGCGGCAGCTCCCAAATTACTTCCAATAATGGTAGGTTTTATAGGAGGCAAGATTCCTGTTTAGTGAGTGCTCCACCCAGAGGTACGAAGCCACGTGCAATTATCAAGTTCTTGGGCGGTGCATTCATTGGAGCTGTTCCTGAAGTCACCTACAGCTACCTAATCGAGCAATTGGCACAGGAAGGGTTTCTCATCATTTCGGTACCTTACAATGTAACTTTTGACCACGCCCAGGCTGCTGCACAGGTTTACGAGAGGTTCAATGCCTGCTTGGACTCGGTACTCACCTCTGGATTGCCTCATGTCAATTTGACACCTGCCCAACTTGCTGGCCTTCCTCTCTTTTCTGTCGGCCATAGCAATGGTGCACTTCTCCAGGTACTTGTGGGAAGCTATTTCTCTGAGAAGGTTCCAAAGGCGAATGTCATAATCTCGTACAACAACAAGCCAGCAACAGAGGCAGTGCCTTACTTTGAGCAGCTGGGTCCTTTGGTTCGTCAGATCATGCCAGTTGTTGAAGCATCTCCAGTTTATGCGATGACTAGGAGTGCCTCGGAAGATGCATGGAAGATGCTACTTGATGTAGCTGGAGCAATGATTCCTGATGGTGATCGGGAATCCTTAGTTTCACTAAACAAATTTGTTGATCAGTTGCCATCAGTACTAAATCAGGTCACTCAAGGGATATCAGAGTTCAGGCCAAATCCATCTGAGAATCGTGATCGTTGCAAAAGCTCATACAATGTCCAACACACCCTGTTGGTGAAGTTCAGCTCTGACACCATAGACGAGACGGACCTTCTGGAGGAGGCATTGAAGCCTCGTGTGGAGTTCATGGGTGGGACACTGGAAAAGGTGCAATTGAGTGGTAATCACATCACGCCATGTGCACTGGAACCAAAGTGGCAAGTGGGTTATGTGTATACTCCAGCAGATGCCATTGCTCAGGGGCTTAAAACTCTTTCCTTGAATGAGACTAGACGACTTGCTAGAACCATAAGCAACTGGTTGGGTCATTTTGAAGATTGA